The genomic region AGATCGACTATGCAATAAGAATTAGAAAAGATCGCTAATGACAGAATTCACTTAGCAACTGCAAACTCATGTTGTGTCTTGAACATGTTGATGTGAATTTCTTCTGCACTACTTTTTAAATGATGTGTTAACTCCAGAAATAGAAGAGCGTCTTGCAGAGCTGGCAGGACGGGAGAGGACGGCTCATCTAGAGGAAGTACTGCAAGAACTGAGGTATCAGGAACAGAGGAATGAGGAGGTGCTGCATCAGCTTAGTTCTCACATGAACTCAATGAAGGGGTAAGAGAGAAGGGAGGGAAACAGGAAGTGTGGAGAGAAGCTATAAATTACTTTATGCATGTTTATACTGTGCTGATGTTGTAGGCCCAATCCAACTGAAGTTCCCTCTAACCCACCAGAGGAAAAGAAGACACAGCATTTGACTTTTGACTTGATCTCTTCTGTGGATGGACCTCTCTCTGCTCAGATAAGGTTGGTCTACGTACGTTTTATGCCAAATTAATGGAAGATGTGAATTGAAGTAATGTGCaaataaaaacagcatatgctggttaggtgtgTTTTGAAACATGGTAGCTGGTTTgagctagtttaagctggtccttagttggtcatgaactggtttaagctggttataAACTGGTCCCAAGCAGGAGCTTGTTGCTTAGGTCCAGCACTTGACCATCTtataaccagcaaaaaccagctcaCACCAGCTTCAATGCTTCAAAACGTACCTAACCACcatatgctgttctttttaacaagGATATTACGTTTTGGGAATTATCTTTTTCGACTGCCTAGAAACCAACTAAAAACCCCAAAGCAACAGCCTAGGAGTCATCCAGTATGTAATTGTTGACACTTTAGCATTGTGCTGCATTTGTTTTTGTAACAGAGCCTTGCGTCTGGCATACATGCAGTCTGGTGGTTCTGATCCAGAGGTTCTGGCCCATATGCATGACCTTCAAGCTGAGGCCCTTACACTGGAGCAGGCAAAACATAAAACTGAAGGCAAGACAAAAGAACGAAGTGAGTAGTACAAACATCGAACTGTGGCTACAAatagtatttggacacttaaaatgccattcaaaagtttgttgtCAGTGAGACtgattgattgactgattgagtttgttcaaagaaattaatacttttttagtaAGGGTttattaaatgaatcaaaagtgacagtaaagatttaaatagttataaaaatgttttaaataaatgctttctattcatcaaagaatattcaaaaaagcagcacaacattgataataataaaaaatatctcttgagcaccaaatcagcatattagaatgatttctgaaggatcatgtgatgctaaaagctgctgaaaattcagcttagccATCACAGgcaaacaataaattatattgtaaaatatattcaaatagaaaatagttatatTCAAATGTAATAGCCTTTTTgattttactgtgtttactgtgtaaaaaaataataatattactgttttactgtatttgatgaaataaatgcaaccttagtAGAAACACCAGAGGCCAGAAATGTAAAGCTTTGTTCCAGTATGGTGAGACTTTTGCGATCAGGAAAAAAGTGGATAGTTATATGATGCCTCTGGTCCAAAAGCAGCTGCATGAATGTGAATGTCTGTGACAAAAATTAAAACACGAACTAAAACACTGACCACGTTTAGCCGTCCTTGTTTACAAACACAACACCGGGAGGTGCAGCCGTTTAGAGGTTATTTCTAGTTAATGATTTTACCACAGAACAGAATTTACCAGTATTTTCAAAGTGATGTCTCAATGGCACTTTACCGGTAAAAAGACAGCATTTTTGTATTTACCAGTAAAGTCGTTCAGGTAATTTTACGGCAATTTACTGATAGTACTTTGTGAAAGGGGCTattgacttctttcaaaaacattaaaattcttaccCCAAACTTGAACAACAATATGTTGGTTTGTCActaaaatgtcttaattttgAACAATGTATTATGGGCCATTTtgcagaattggtgcaaactgctgtcgcacaaccaaaaaacacatttaaaacgcagttaagtattcaaatcttagatgtttactaagatccttctattatctatcaaaacccacaataatatttagagTATCAGTAAGCttgatatatataaaatcattgggtactttcaattggtagttggctgtcccgaaccccaacccctaaatttcaaaatctgtgtgtaactttaaagaatgttacaaccaaatataatttttctataattaaacacttttttggtaGTTATtccatttagtttttatgtggACAAATGATTAGAACTgtgctaaccatgtgctgattagcatctttaaggttcaaaagtatctaaaattgtcactaccgaaacagtcaagTTTTGTGGTtttcaactctgactttgaaccaattctgtagaatagcccTTATAAACTACTTCTATGACAATCATACATTTTGAAGTACTGCTTAAGTGTCTGAATATTTTTCGGGCTCATTGTACACTATTCACTATTAGACCTCATTTCTCTTCCACCAGGGATGAAGTCTCCACACAGAGTGCTGGACCCTGATGTTCTTGCTGTGGAGCAGGAGAACCAAAGGCTTGAGGAGGAAATCTTCAGAATCCAGTTAGCCAGGGATAAGCACAGAGGAGAACACGGTATTGCTGGTCCTCTCAGATCTGACATCTTGAACACGACATAATGAATAATAAAGCGATGTTCAACATttgatagaaatgtgttaattatGTGCCCTGTCTAATTTGCATTCTCATTCACTAAAAGTATATGGGCATAATATTTGATCAGGGATATCTGGATCAGGCCTCATTGATATCCAGAAAGACCACATCCATCAAATGGCTAGCCTCCAAGCTGAGATAGCCTTTTTAAGGAAAGAAATAGAGAAGGGCCGAGAGAGAAGACCACGCCATCTTCAAACTCCTCTGCCTGTTTTTCCTGGATCTTCTACACTGGTGGTGAGGCAAAGCTTCAGTCATCTTAATTAATGCTAACATAATATCTGCTGAGCTAATgtattatttaaagggatagttcccccaaaaatgaaaattctgtcaatgtcgttccaaacccgtaagaccttcattcatcttcagaacacaagcaaagatatttttgatgaaatccgagagctttctgaccccgcgtagacagcaacacagcAGACATGTTCATAGCCcagaaaaggtagtaaggacattgtgaaaataatccatgtgacatcaagatttaataatttcttctcttctgtattTACAGGATCAGAGTACAAAACAGCATTCGTTGACGGGTTCCCATGTAACTGATGCGATACAAACTGATGGTCCTGCTCCTTATGATCCTGTGTAAGGCTCATTTTCATCTCGTCCTCTGttgatttctttttctttctgcaCATGCTAAATACATGACGATGTGACTCAAATTCAGCTATTGTCTGAATGTGTGTGTTCAGGGCTGGCTTTGTGATCTTCTATGACCTGGTGATGGGCGTTGAAACTACTTTGAGATCAGTGCGTTTATTGGCAGGGTTATATTTTAATGGACAGAAGCTGGGACAGACCACTCCAATGCCACCTGTGCAGTGCCAGCCTGCAGGACCATTACTGCCCACCAAGAGTCCTGGAAACTATGCCATACTCGCTGTCAAGCAACCTGTGCCAAGGTAGTTTGGTTTAGATATAAATATGGACACATATTGACCACTGGTATACATTCACACTTttgaatttgtgcttcatttCAGAGTACAGCCATCTCCAGATCTCTTTTTGGTCATAGAGATCCAGACTTCTAAAGGTCTGGATTTGTTCAACCATGAAACTGAAGGCTTAGTGGCTTGTGGCTGGGCTAAACTTGATCTTTTTGACCAGCACAACCAGGTTCACAGCGGTCACTGGAGGCTTCCCTTCCATTCTCTGCCAGTTCAAGCATCATTGAGTCCAGGGCAACTGAATTCTGTGCCACAAGTATGTTCAACAAGTTTGATGTTTCATAAGCCCATTTCAACACCAATCTCAACTAGGTTAAATGTCCTACAAGAgtttgacccaaaaatgaaaattctgtcttttattactcaccctcatgtcgttccaaaccctgtaagaccttcgttcatcttcagaacacaaattaagatattttggatgaaatccaagagctttctgacccagtagacagcaagagtcctaccacattcaaggtgcAGAAAgttaccaagaacatcgacaaaatagtccatgtgacatcagtggttcaaccataaattTATGAAACTGTGAGAATACTTCTACTGTATAAGAATTACAGTTAAACCATTGACTGAGGGTCTGttgagggtcagaaagttctcagattttatcaaaaatatcttcatttgtgttctgaagaacaaaggtcttacggtttggaataacatgagggtgagcaattagtaacacaattttttatttttggttaaaaTATCCCTTTAATTAAATCTGACTAAATACTGTTTATTTAATCTTTCTAAGCTGGGTAACATGGAACTTTGTCTTCGGGTTGCAAATGCTCGTGATGGAGATCTACAGACCTTTGCAAAGATTGACCCCAACAATACCAACCAATATAGGTACACATCCACGGTACGCAAAATATTTATCAAAATCTTTTCTATCTTAAGATGCTTTTTAATTAGTTCACAAAAGCTTTTGATAAACCTCCGCCATCAAATGTACCTTGTTTAGGTGGTCTCAAACACAATCCTGGCAAACCAAGAACCACGTGACACATCGGAACCCTCATCCAATCCATTACCGTCGTCACTGCCTCAGACAGATCATGTGGAAAAGACCAATTAGAGTCCAATTATGTAGTTAAATCTAAATTTGATTACCATGCAAATAAAGCCTGTGTTGTATTTTAAGATACTAATAAATGACTTGTCTTTAACATGCAACTTTGGCATCCCATTGATTTAGCAACAACTTTCTATGAAAGCTTTATCCAACTTATTTTTGGGGTAAGAGCAGGCTCGGCCCTTTGTAAATattatgggtctggctttcagGCTCATCTgggtccagctatttttagctgtataaaacaacTTATCTTGCTTCATATTGCAAATTTACCTTACTTACCTTATTTTTCGAACATATTATCTTATGAACacaccatttactgcacgttgttattagcactgaaaccctattgtaattgttagaatggacAAAGAATCAGCAATCTCCACCAAAAACTGACCGTGCAGACCAAACcttaagtcgtagagacttgaaaattaaagggatagtagaACTCACGGTCGCAGACAaagtcaccaaggctcaccctaATCAGCCTGACGGGGGcactacagcaatcaaaagtatgaaatggTACATAACTCCTCATAACTGTcagtcacaggctcaagtgtcttatgttaaCAACAACTCAAtcacaaagggatgccaaaacgtttgaaagaggcagggccacttttagtaaaatgcctataactcctgaatggagTGCAATATCTCCACTCAAACTCCATTTCGGTGCTACAAGGTTGCTAAAAATAATTATCATCCCATCATGAGAGTCCTCAAGTGTTTGCCCATTTAATTTCCATGACCCCACATCATTCTCTGGCTGTATTTGAAACATAGGTAAAATAATATAgatgcaagcagcaattacggggccaagcattcaaaggggaaaatgaggagctaaggatggcaggaacaagttacttagtgttgctttaaaggtTTCCTCCCTCCCTCGTTTGACCCCCATCAATTCGCTTACAAGGCAAATAGGTCAACTGAAGATGCCATAGCCTTCACCCTACATACAGCGCTGAGCCATCTGGAGCATAGAGGGAGCTATGTTAGGTTGCTCTTTATTGATTATAGCTCAgtcttcaacactatcatccctgACATCCTGGTCAGCAAACTGACTGATCTAGGACTCCACCCACTCACCTGCTCCTGGATTAAAGACTTTCTCACAAACAGACCACAGTCAGTAAAACTTGGACACAACCTCTCCGCCACTAGATCTCTGAGCACGGGCTCCCCACAGGGGTGTGTGTTGAGCCCACTACTCTATACCCTCTGCACCGCCGCTAAATTTTGTTGTTCTTTTAATGTGCAATGACAATAAAACTTCTGAatctgaaaatctgaattattagcatttttggacaatttataattgatagttaatgaatggtttattactcttgaccaataggtggcgctgttaccaaattgatgtggtgtaatctgtgtgaggtgataatgccacatacaaaatttggtgcaaatatctcaaagctttgcagagatacagcttcagatgcgctttggcatcttttcagcaaattcgttgatgcgctaaatgaaaacggttttgaatatcaacacggtctgaagatgatctgattcaaatttggtgaaaatccaacaaacggtctaggaggagttcgaaaaagtaggatttctacattcatcaaaatggcggacaggaagttcggccaaaattggtatcaatgttctcggcctgacccaaggaatattttgagatcaatttcattacaataagccatttttcacataagttactagcattttttgaaattttgttataacttttgactggccccaaactatttatgtacattcagggcatagtggcgaacatttttgtaattaatgtcgaaacgatacgctaatccgctctcaagatacagcattttaaagctaaattcaaaatggctgacatgggaaaattggatatggttcgactcggcatgctcctccgaatctaacgggatgagCACTGAGAAgttaagcaaaaatagccatttttcatatctcctgaccactaggtggcactgtgatgaaacactgcaggtagactCAGGTCATGcatataacacacaccaagtttggtctcaatacaacaaaccgttgcggagatatggcctcacattcATTTTTGCAAgctttttgtagaattaattagcacataattcgagaacggtttgtccaatcaacttgaattccataactttttgcctgcatggtctgaagatgatctgagccaattttggacagacaaactgtctaggacgagtttgaaaaagtaggttttacaaactaagttatagaaaaaaaactaaaccttacgatttgttcgactcggcatgacccaaggattcagagggggaagaaaaaaaaaaaaaaaaaaaaataataataattgtggcTTATGGTTCCAaagttatcagcaaaaagaaagtgaaatttcagacaagtggtggcactagagagtttaagttagagacatcaaatttgctatggttaatgttgggactgtcctctatcagtttgcaaaattatacaactttcccgcaagcagttctatgggctgccatagacttgcggaaGAAACGGAAGAATAAGAACGCCAACgaatacaataggtgcctacgcaccttcggtgcttggcccctaattaaaaGCCACATTCACATATGCAAATATCCTTTATTGAAAGTTTACTACAATTATACAAAAATTGGACAAAGAAAACAGGTTATTTACAAAACAAAGAGACAAGTTGTTCATGGAGAGTATGAGGCAGGCATGCTCTGCTGGTTGGAAGGTAAGTGGTCAATCAGAAGAGGCCCATCATGCTGACGTCTCCACAGAAGAACTGGCTGGCTGCAAgagaaaattaaaatattaaaataaaacaattgacCAAAGCTTGACAAATGACAAAACTCAAAGCAATACTCCAACTAGTTTCAATAACTCAGCCAAACAAATATTCAGAAAACACAAACTTCCTCTCAGACAAGCTTTTGCTAGTATGTGTAAAAACACATCCAGCCAAATCAGTCCTCAGGTTCTTTTTTTGACCCTAGAATTCTAATGTTACAACACCAGTATTTTAGAACTCATTGAAGCCTCACAAGATCACACAGTCTCGTTTTTGAACACGAAAACCGACTTAACATGTGAAAGTGTCGTGTGACGACGCTGCAGTGACTATTGTCAACTGTCTCAAGCATCTTTTACATAGGCCCTAGGTTAACAAACAGTCCTTACGGTCAAGCCCTTTGACTATTAAAAGGAAAGAGCAAGCCTATCAACTCGCCTCCTGCTCCATTTTCTCCTGGACTCCATTGCCGTTGTGGGCGGAGTCACCGCTGCCATTAACTGAGGTCTCCTGTTTAGTCTTTTTAGCATCACTGTCCTTTTTTGGACTCTCCTCGTCTGGTTTCCTCTGTGCAGGAATAAAGCAGGACAGAACACGTACTTATTTTTTGCACTAAACACCTCTAGTTTCTACAAGCTACTCAAGCACACATGGCCACTTCAGTACCACGCCACAACTACGATTGCCAGCACAAACACCACAGAAGCGCCAAGCAACACCAAACTTAATCTAGTTCGCAAATTCAGCTCATGGCCCAGCATGCACAATTGACCTCGACTAAGGGAAAGTAGCAATACAGATGTCCCTTTAGGGACAGTCTACCCTCTTTCACTCTAGTTGTAATGCACTTTGAAACATGCTAGTTTCCCCCAACCACTAGGTCTACTGCAAAGGTTAAATTACACTTCAGCAGATAGATGCTCACCTTTTTGCGAACAAGGTGAGAAATGTCAGATGCAGATTTTGAGGACGATGCACCATCAGCTGGCCTCACAGGAATCTGAAATAAAACAGGCATTTTAGGTTGGcacaaaacattaacattaaacaGGCTTAAAGTACACTTAGAGAGGAGAAACAACACTCCAAGCTTAGTTTGGGATGTTTAAAATGTGGATAGACAAATCAACATACCTGACTAGCAGTAGATGACGATGGGCTACCATTTTCAGCTGGGAATGCAGATGAAGTGGATGCTCCCGCCTGTAACGCAAACAATTACCAAATTTATTAATGCATTCCGGATGACCGAAATGCCCAACCTGATCCCCACTGTGTATACTAAGAACAATGCTAGTGATGCAGAACATAACCATACTTTACGATTCAATAAATGCATGGTATCATCAGGAACTGATCAGCCGCTGCAAAGAATTGAAAAATAGATATGCTCCATGCATTTGCAATATTGGCTTATTGCAACTCACAAGAGTCTGATGGATGGCTTCAGACGCTGCACCACCCGTCCGCTGGCTCTCTTTGGCATCTTCAATCTTCTCAGCAATTTCTGGCAGCAACTGTTTCAGTTCCTCAAGCTCTTTCTTCTCCTCCTTTGCTGCCTCTTCGCCTTCTGCCTTGTCTATTACCTCCTGAAGCATAGCTGGAGGAGAAGTGATGTGGAAATCAAATGGTTAACACATCAAGTTGACATATTGAAAACAACattgagtactatagactgccaagagttaaaacaaatcaaggcaaaatgtgcaaaaacatgaaatatttggctaatattTCAATGTATACTGCTTGTACACATCTTTACCACCAATCAactttattttgccaaaataccaTGCCCTTTCTTGCTCACCAATGCCTTCTCTATAGGACTGAGCAGCTTCCacgtttttccgtggtttagacagcataaattagcagaacattttcagtagtacattaactgcaatccatgctgtttacAGAGAAATTGCCAATATGGTCGTGCACCCAGGTAACAGACCAAACTTGTGACATGAGTGCAAACCCTTTATTTAGAGTTCAACAGTTGTGTTATAAGCCAGCAAATATTCAGGTTAAACACATGAGGGCTTGCAAAAAtcaaactacaaaataaacctACCAAGACGGCTCTCGATGACTTTGATAGAGTTGGAGAAATGCTCAATAGCTTCGCTGTA from Garra rufa chromosome 12, GarRuf1.0, whole genome shotgun sequence harbors:
- the ccdc17 gene encoding coiled-coil domain-containing protein 17 — its product is MEGLGELICRNCKMAFHSTALLDKHKAKFCIGTDLKDPIPLWRQRRFTQTKKAAVETVHPTRARTPELIILKEQRNPQVNERESAQDNVSGNTALNKLTEEFQKFRMSFEQNLPRRQTEVPEEPVSLQQRAEEQKALHKEKLREIRAHNHHLEKQRQEIEERLAELAGRERTAHLEEVLQELRYQEQRNEEVLHQLSSHMNSMKGPNPTEVPSNPPEEKKTQHLTFDLISSVDGPLSAQIRALRLAYMQSGGSDPEVLAHMHDLQAEALTLEQAKHKTEGKTKERRMKSPHRVLDPDVLAVEQENQRLEEEIFRIQLARDKHRGEHGISGSGLIDIQKDHIHQMASLQAEIAFLRKEIEKGRERRPRHLQTPLPVFPGSSTLLSDPATKQHSLTGSHVTDAIQTDGPAPYDPVAGFVIFYDLVMGVETTLRSVRLLAGLYFNGQKLGQTTPMPPVQCQPAGPLLPTKSPGNYAILAVKQPVPRVQPSPDLFLVIEIQTSKGLDLFNHETEGLVACGWAKLDLFDQHNQVHSGHWRLPFHSLPVQASLSPGQLNSVPQLGNMELCLRVANARDGDLQTFAKIDPNNTNQYRYTSTVRKIFIKIFSILRCFLISSQKLLINLRHQMYLV